One window of the Pieris brassicae chromosome Z, ilPieBrab1.1, whole genome shotgun sequence genome contains the following:
- the LOC123718793 gene encoding mucin-2-like isoform X2 gives MSTFREDMRLLILLLLGTAWADVLPNGCPRDFSVHHLLRHEDCKKFYSCSNGVPIEMSCAPGTAFDFDLQKCIEDTSGCAKNDHNFIDSGGTCIPTAHETDCTKYYSCEKGVHVLTSCDPGYRFNTETGKCDVSSKVTCKHIKKRSIQTRCPNDVRIQMNIPHESDCDKYYRCFHGNRILMSCFNGAHYNPKTQSCDTPENAGCVDEEIIEDCPANTFIPIFLPHDTDCSKYYRCFRGNKQVQRCGHGQHFNAKTQLCDTIANAGCEKESNPPNECLKDGMLLSHEQCDKYFQCVHGNKILMPCPTGMHFSFKLQRCDWPKIAKCEPTQTPTTTTTTTTTTTTPKPESTPTPGYFPNGCPIDYRIEQLLPHPDCTKFYQCVHGFKQEMPCPGGTHFSFALQRCDWPSIAKCVPGITTTTRRPITTRRPTTTTRRSTTITTTKSPISTPRPGYFPNGCPVDYRIEQLLPHPDCTKFYQCVHGFKQEMPCPGGTHFSYELQRCDWPHIANCKPGASTSSPTTTPSTTPSTTTSTLRPTITTPSVTTSKPEYLPNGCPKDFSVHLLLPHEYDCTKFYHCNFGEKVERQCNSNLYFDPILQVCNWPSAVDCKPSTPPQSTTIKDLETTTTEVTSSVATTPDTTISPEVSTVGPTTPEATTPEATTAEDTTLEPTTPEATTPEATTAEDTTLEPTTTEATTPEATTPEATTAEDTTLEPTTPEASTPEATTAEDTTLEPTTTEATTPEATTPEATTAEDTTLEPTTPEATTPEATTAEDTTLEPTTPEASTPEATTAEDTTLEPTTPEATTPEATTAEDTTLEPTTPEATTPEATTAEDTTLEPTTPEATTPEATTPEATTAEDTTLEPTMPEATTPEATTPEATTPETSTPEASTPEGTTPEATTPEATTAEDTTLEPTTPEATTPETTTAEDTTLEPTTPEATTPEATTTEDTTLEPTTPEASTPEATTAEDTTLESTTPEASTPEATTAEDTTLEPTTPEATTPEATTPEATTAEDTTLEPTTPEATTPEATTAEDTTLEPTTTEATTPEATTAEDTTLEPTTPEATTAEDTTLEPTTPEATTPEATTAEDTTLEPTTPEATTPEATTAEDITLEPTTPEATTPEATTAEDTTLEPTTPEATTPEATTAEDTTLEPTTPEATTPEATTPEATTAEDTTLEPTTPEATTPEATTPEATTAEDTTLEPTTPEATTPEATTAEDTTLEPTTPEATTPEATTPEATTAEDTTLEPTTPEATTAEDTTLEPTTPEATTPETTTAEDTTLEPTTPEATTPEATTTEDTTLEPTTPEASTPEATTAEDITLEPTTPEATTPEATTAEDTTLEPTTPEATTPEATTAEDTTLEPTTPEATTPEATTPEATTAEDTTLEPTTPEATTPEATTAEDTTLEPTTPEATTPEATTPEATTPETSTPEASTPEATTPEATTAEDTTLEPTTPEATTPETTTAENTTLEPTTPEATTPEATTTEDTTLEPTTPEATTPEATTAEDITLEPTTPEATTPEATTAEDTTLEPTTPEATTPEATTAEDTTLEPTTPEETTPEATTAEDTTLEPTTPEATTPEATTAEDTTLEPTTPEATTPEATTPEATTAENTTLEPTTPEATTPEATTAEDTTLEPTTPEATTPEATTPEATTAEDTTLEPTTTEATAPEATTPEATTAEDTTLEPTTPEATTPEATTAEDTTLEPTTPEASTPEATTAEDTTLEPTTPEATTPEATTPEATTAEDTTLEPTTPEATTPEATTAEDTTLEPTTPEATTPEATTPEATTAEDTTLEPTTPEATTPEATTAEDTTLEPTTPEATTPEATTPEATTAEDTTLEPTTPEATTPEATTAEDTTLEPTTPEATTPEATTPEATTAEDTTLEPTTTEATAPEATTPEATTAEDTTLEPTTPEATTPEATTAEDTTLEPTTPEATTPEATTPEATTAEDTTLEPTTPEATTPEATTPEATTAEDTTLEPTTPEATTPEATTAEDTTLEPTTPEATTPEATTPEATTAEDTTLEPTTTEATAPEATTPEATTAEDTTLEPTTTEATAPEATTPEATTAEDTTLEPTTPEATTPEATTAEDTTLEPTTPEATTPEATTAEDTTLEPTTPEATTPEATTAEDTTLEPTTPEASTPSTPSTPAPICPPGVFGNVPHPVLCDYYYNCIGGMEVLLRCLEGFEYDHSIRGCSRISENGCFARKNVTTTIDYNTDTTTDYQLIDTTTEYIESTTYRENICPPGFSGNLPHSTICSHYYLCEEGEAILKNCAKGFEYDAEIMDCVPISETGCYAQQGLTTTTDNNRLPELSTYKNDEEDYICPPMFSGNIEHPTLCDSYYTCFAGMEFLMNCSHGFEFDPVVKNCVRISKTGCFATRYNLTSSTTTTTTPTITTTENNKDKPICPPNFSGNVPHETKCDSYYTCFSGSEFLMQCPNGFEFDSNTKDCVRISETGCFAQQRLATTTDNNRLPELSTYKNDEEDYICPPMFSGNIKHPSLCDSYYTCFAGMEFLMNCTHGFEFDPVVKDCVRISETGCFAQQGLATTTDNNKLPELSTYKNDEEDYICPPMFSGNIEHPSLCDSYYTCFAGMEFLMNCSHGFEFDPAVKNCVRISNTGCFATRYNLTTTTTTTTTTTPSTTTPENNKVKPICPPAFSGNIPHRTKCDYYYTCFSGSEFLMQCPKEFEFDPNTKDCVRISEAGCFAHQDLTTTTDNNRLPELSTYKNDEEDYICPPTFSGNIEHPTLCDSYYTCFAGMEFLMNCSHGFEFDPVVENCVRVSKTGCFATRYNLTTTTTTSTTTEHNKVTPICPPAFSGNIPHRTKCDYYYTCFSGSEFLMQCPNGFEFDPTTNECVRVTPSGCFARQNDPENICAPGKSGHVPHPELCDTFYLCAMGEPLRLHCSRGFEFSAENGQCVAISDDGCFAKVKQSKQMPICSPAKSGNIPHQTRCDSYYHCEDGEATEVFCKEGLEFDPETKQCALISENGCTARK, from the exons AGTTGTGACACGCCGGAGAATGCTGGTTGCGTTGACGAGGAAATTATCGAGGACTGTCCAGCTAACACCTTTATCCCAATATTTTTACCTCATGATACTGACTGTAGCAAGTATTATAGATGCTTTAGGGGTAACAAACAAGTCCAAAGGTGTGGTCATGGTCAGCATTTTAATGCGAAAACCCAG CTCTGCGATACAATAGCAAACGCTGGCTGCGAAAAGGAATCGAACCCGCCAAATGAGTGCCTTAAGGATGGAATGTTGCTATCACATGAGCAGtgtgataaatattttcaatgtgTTCAcgggaataaaatattaatgccGTGTCCAACTGGGATGCACTTTAGTTTCAAGTTACAG CGATGTGATTGGCCAAAAATAGCGAAATGTGAGCCAACACAAACACCAACAACAACAACGactacaacaacaacaacaacgaCACCGAAACCGGAATCAACACCCACACCGGGATACTTTCCTAACGGATGTCCTATAGACTATAGAATTGAACAGTTGTTACCACATCCGGATTGTACGAAATTTTATCAGTGCGTGCATGGTTTTAAACAAGAAATGCCTTGTCCAGGAGGAACGCACTTCAGTTTTGCTTTGcag AGATGTGATTGGCCTAGTATAGCAAAGTGTGTTCCGGGTATAACAACTACAACTCGACGCCCAATAACAACTCGTCGACCAACAACAACTACTCGTCGATCGACAACAATTACAACGACCAAATCACCTATTAGTACCCCAAGGCCTGGATATTTTCCCAATGGATGTCCAGTAGACTACAGAATCGAACAATTGTTACCACATCCTGACTGCACTAAATTCTATCAGTGCGTGCATGGCTTTAAACAAGAAATGCCATGTCCGGGAGGAACACACTTCAGTTATGAACTGCAG AGATGCGATTGGCCACATATTGCTAATTGTAAGCCTGGAGCTTCAACTTCTTCCCCAACAACAACACCTTCTACAACACCCAGTACAACAACATCAACACTAAGACCAACAATAACAACGCCCAGCGTAACAACGTCAAAGCCAGAATATTTACCAAATGGTTGTCCTAAGGACTTTTCGGTCCATTTGTTGCTACCACATGAGTACGATTGCACGAAATTCTATCATTGCAATTTTGGGGAGAAGGTTGAGCGGCAATGTAATTCGAATTTATACTTCGATCCAATTTTGCAG GTATGTAACTGGCCGTCAGCAGTTGATTGCAAGCCAAGCACGCCTCCTCAAAGTACAACTATAAAAGATCTCGAAACAACAACCACTGAGGTAACCTCTTCAGTTGCTACCACTCCTGATACCACAATAAGTCCAGAAGTGTCTACAGTAGGGCCAACTACGCCTGAAGCAACTACACCAGAGGCAACCACGGCCGAAGACACAACATTAGAGCCTACTACGCCTGAGGCAACAACACCTGAGGCTACCACGGCTGAAGACACAACATTGGAGCCAACTACGACTGAAGCAACAACACCAGAGGCTACTACACCAGAGGCTACCACGGCTGAAGACACAACATTAGAGCCAACTACGCCTGAGGCATCAACACCAGAGGCTACCACAGCTGAAGACACAACATTGGAGCCAACTACGACTGAAGCAACAACACCAGAGGCTACTACACCAGAGGCTACCACGGCTGAAGACACAACATTAGAGCCAACTACGCCTGAAGCAACAACACCAGAAGCTACCACGGCTGAAGACACAACATTAGAGCCAACTACGCCTGAGGCATCAACACCAGAGGCTACCACAGCTGAAGACACAACATTAGAGCCAACTACGCCTGAGGCAACAACACCAGAAGCTACTACAGCTGAAGACACAACATTAGAGCCAACTACGCCTGAAGCAACTACACCAGAG GCTACCACGGCTGAAGACACAACATTAGAGCCAACTACGCCTGAGGCAACAACACCTGAGGCTACTACACCAGAGGCTACCACGGCTGAAGACACAACATTAGAGCCAACTATGCCTGAGGCAACAACACCTGAGGCTACTACACCAGAGGCTACTACACCAGAGACCAGTACACCAGAGGCTAGTACACCAGAGGGTACTACACCAGAGGCTACTACACCAGAGGCTACCACGGCTGAAGACACAACATTAGAGCCAACTACGCCTGAAGCAACTACACCAGAGACTACCACGGCTGAAGACACAACATTAGAGCCAACTACGCCTGAGGCAACAACACCAGAAGCTACTACAACTGAAGACACAACATTAGAGCCAACTACGCCTGAAGCATCTACACCAGAGGCTACCACGGCTGAAGACACAACATTAGAGTCAACTACGCCTGAGGCATCAACACCAGAGGCTACCACGGCTGAAGACACAACATTAGAGCCTACTACGCCTGAGGCAACAACACCTGAGGCTACTACACCAGAGGCTACCACGGCTGAAGACACAACATTAGAGCCAACTACACCAGAGGCTACTACACCAGAGGCTACCACGGCTGAAGACACAACATTGGAGCCAACTACGACTGAAGCAACAACACCAGAG GCTACCACGGCTGAAGACACAACATTAGAGCCAACTACACCAGAG GCTACCACGGCTGAAGACACAACATTAGAGCCAACTACGCCTGAAGCAACAACACCAGAAGCTACCACGGCTGAAGACACAACATTAGAGCCAACTACGCCTGAGGCAACAACACCAGAAGCTACTACAGCTGAAGATATAACATTAGAGCCAACTACGCCTGAGGCAACAACACCAGAAGCTACTACAGCTGAAGACACAACATTAGAGCCAACTACGCCTGAAGCAACTACACCAGAGGCTACTACGGCTGAAGACACAAC ATTAGAGCCAACTACGCCTGAGGCAACAACACCTGAGGCTACTACACCAGAGGCTACCACGGCTGAAGACACAACATTAGAGCCAACTACGCCTGAGGCAACAACACCTGAAGCAACTACACCAGAGGCCACCACGGCTGAAGACACAACATTAGAGCCAACTACGCCTGAAGCAACTACACCAGAGGCTACTACGGCTGAAGACACAACATTAGAGCCAACTACGCCTGAGGCAACAACACCTGAGGCTACTACACCAGAGGCTACCACGGCTGAAGACACAACATTAGAGCCAACTACACCAGAG GCTACCACGGCTGAAGACACAACATTAGAGCCAACTACGCCTGAAGCAACTACACCAGAGACTACCACGGCTGAAGACACAACATTAGAGCCAACTACGCCTGAGGCAACAACACCAGAAGCTACTACAACTGAAGACACAACATTAGAGCCAACTACGCCTGAAGCATCTACACCAGAGGCTACCACGGCTGAAGACATAACATTAGAGCCAACTACGCCTGAGGCAACAACACCAGAAGCTACTACAGCTGAAGACACAACATTAGAGCCAACTACGCCTGAAGCAACTACACCAGAG GCTACTACGGCTGAAGACACAACATTAGAGCCAACTACGCCTGAGGCAACAACACCTGAGGCTACTACACCAGAGGCTACCACGGCTGAAGACACAACATTAGAGCCAACTACACCAGAGGCTACTACACCAGAGGCTACCACGGCTGAAGACACAACATTAGAGCCAACTACGCCTGAGGCAACAACACCTGAGGCTACTACACCAGAGGCTACTACACCAGAGACTAGTACACCAGAGGCTAGTACACCAGAGGCTACTACACCAGAGGCTACCACGGCTGAAGACACAACATTAGAGCCAACTACGCCTGAAGCAACTACACCAGAGACTACCACGGCTGAAAACACAACATTAGAGCCAACTACGCCTGAGGCAACAACACCAGAAGCTACTACAACTGAAGACACAACATTAGAGCCAACTACGCCTGAAGCAACTACACCAGAGGCTACCACGGCTGAAGACATAACATTAGAGCCAACTACGCCTGAGGCAACAACACCAGAAGCTACTACAGCTGAAGACACAACATTAGAGCCAACTACGCCTGAGGCAACAACACCAGAGGCAACCACGGCTGAAGACACAACATTAGAGCCAACTACGCCTGAGGAAACAACACCAGAAGCTACTACAGCTGAAGACACAACATTAGAGCCAACTACGCCTGAGGCAACAACACCAGAAGCTACTACAGCTGAAGACACAACATTAGAGCCAACTACGCCTGAGGCAACAACACCAGAGGCTACTACACCAGAGGCTACCACGGCTGAAAACACAACATTAGAGCCAACTACGCCTGAAGCAACTACACCAGAGGCTACCACGGCTGAAGACACAACATTAGAGCCAACTACGCCTGAGGCAACAACACCTGAGGCTACTACACCAGAGGCTACCACGGCTGAAGACACAACATTAGAGCCAACTACGACTGAAGCAACAGCACCAGAGGCTACTACACCAGAGGCTACCACGGCTGAAGACACAACATTAGAGCCAACTACGCCTGAAGCAACAACACCAGAAGCTACCACGGCTGAAGACACAACATTAGAGCCAACTACGCCTGAGGCATCAACACCAGAGGCTACCACAGCTGAAGACACAACATTGGAGCCAACTACGCCTGAGGCAACAACACCTGAGGCTACTACACCAGAGGCTACCACGGCTGAAGACACAACATTAGAGCCAACTACACCAGAGGCTACTACACCAGAGGCTACCACGGCTGAAGACACAACATTAGAGCCAACTACGCCTGAGGCAACAACACCTGAGGCTACTACACCAGAGGCTACCACGGCTGAAGACACAACATTAGAGCCAACTACGCCTGAAGCAACTACACCAGAGGCTACCACGGCTGAAGACACAACATTGGAGCCAACTACGCCTGAGGCAACAACACCTGAGGCTACTACACCAGAGGCTACCACGGCTGAAGACACAACATTAGAGCCAACTACACCAGAGGCTACTACACCAGAGGCTACCACGGCTGAAGACACAACATTAGAGCCAACTACGCCTGAGGCAACAACACCTGAGGCTACTACACCAGAGGCTACCACGGCTGAAGACACAACATTAGAGCCAACTACGACTGAAGCAACAGCACCAGAGGCTACTACACCAGAGGCTACCACGGCTGAAGACACAACATTAGAGCCAACTACGCCTGAAGCAACTACACCAGAGGCTACCACGGCTGAAGACACAACATTGGAGCCAACTACGCCTGAGGCAACAACACCTGAGGCTACTACACCAGAGGCTACCACGGCTGAAGACACAACATTAGAGCCAACTACACCAGAGGCTACTACACCAGAGGCTACTACACCAGAGGCTACCACGGCTGAAGACACAACATTAGAGCCAACTACGCCTGAAGCAACTACACCAGAGGCTACCACGGCTGAAGACACAACATTAGAGCCAACTACGCCTGAGGCAACAACACCTGAGGCTACTACACCAGAGGCTACCACGGCTGAAGACACAACATTAGAGCCAACTACGACTGAAGCAACAGCACCAGAGGCTACTACACCAGAGGCTACCACGGCTGAAGACACAACATTAGAGCCAACTACGACTGAAGCAACAGCACCAGAGGCTACTACACCAGAGGCTACCACGGCTGAAGACACAACATTAGAGCCAACTACGCCTGAGGCAACTACACCAGAGGCTACCACGGCTGAAGACACAACATTGGAGCCAACTACGCCTGAGGCAACAACACCAGAAGCTACTACAGCTGAAGACACAACATTAGAGCCAACTACGCCTGAAGCAACTACACCAGAGGCTACTACAGCTGAAGACACAACATTAGAGCCAACTACGCCTGAAGCATCAACACCAAGTACCCCATCTACACCTGCACCAATTTGTCCCCCAGGTGTTTTTGGCAATGTACCACATCCCGTTTTGTGTGACTACTATTACAATTGTATTGGAGGAATGGAAGTTTTACTGAGATGTTTAGAAGGCTTTGAGTACGATCACAGTATTAGG GGCTGCTCACGCATTTCCGAAAATGGATGTTTTGCAAGAAAAAATGTTACAACAACAATAGATTATAacacagatacaacaacagaCTACCAACTTATCGACACAACAACAGAATATATAGAATCAACAACATACAGAGAGAATATTTGTCCACCCGGTTTTTCAGGGAATTTGCCACACTCAACAATTTGCAGTCATTATTATCTTTGTGAAGAGGGTGAAGCGATACTGAAGAACTGCGCGAAGGGATTTGAGTACGATGCCGAAATTatg gACTGTGTTCCAATATCAGAGACCGGTTGTTACGCACAGCAAGGTCTAACAACAACAACGGATAACAATAGATTACCCGAGTTATCAACTTACAAGAACGACGAAGAGGACTATATATGTCCACCAATGTTTTCTGGTAATATCGAACATCCAACTTTGTGTGATTCGTATTACACTTGCTTTGCTGGAATGGAATTTTTGATGAATTGCTCTCATGGATTCGAGTTTGACCCAGTTGTTAAG AATTGCGTCCGGATTTCAAAAACTGGTTGTTTCGCAACACGATACAACTTAACATCATCAAcaacaacgacaacgacaccAACTATAACAACAACCGAAAACAATAAAGACAAACCAATATGTCCACCGAACTTCTCAGGAAATGTACCCCACGAAACAAAATGCGATTCTTACTATACTTGCTTTAGTGGATCGGAGTTTTTGATGCAATGTCCCAACggatttgaatttgattcgAATACAAAA GATTGCGTTCGAATATCGGAGACCGGTTGTTTTGCACAACAACGCTTAGCAACAACAACAGACAACAATAGATTACCCGAGCTATCTACTTATAAGAACGATGAAGAGGACTATATATGTCCACCAATGTTTTCTGGTAATATAAAGCATCCATCTTTGTGTGATTCGTATTACACTTGCTTTGCTGGGATGGAGTTTTTGATGAATTGCACTCATGGATTCGAGTTTGACCCAGTTGTTAAG GACTGTGTTCGAATATCAGAGACTGGTTGTTTTGCACAACAAGGCTTAGCCACAACAACggataacaataaattacccGAGTTATCAACTTACAAGAACGATGAAGAGGACTATATATGCCCACCTATGTTTTCTGGTAATATCGAACATCCAAGTTTGTGTGATTCGTATTACACTTGCTTTGCTGGAATGGAGTTTTTGATGAATTGTTCTCATGGATTCGAGTTTGATCCAGCTGTTAAg aaTTGCGTCCGGATCTCGAACACTGGCTGTTTTGCAACACGATACAACTTAACAACAACTACAACGACAACCACAACAACGACACCATCTACAACAACACCCGAAAACAACAAAGTCAAACCAATATGTCCACCGGCTTTCTCAGGAAATATTCCCCACAGAACGAAATGTGATTATTACTATACTTGCTTTAGTGGATCGGAGTTTTTAATGCAGTGTCCCaaagaatttgaatttgatccGAATACAAAA GACTGTGTTCGAATATCAGAGGCTGGTTGTTTCGCACATCAAGATCTAACAACAACAACGGATAACAATAGGTTACCCGAGTTATCAACTTACAAGAACGATGAAGAGGACTATATATGCCCACCTACGTTTTCTGGGAATATCGAACATCCAACTTTATGTGATTCGTATTACACTTGCTTTGCTGGAATGGAGTTTTTGATGAATTGTTCTCATGGATTCGAGTTCGATCCAGTCGTTGAG aattgCGTCCGAGTTTCGAAAACTGGTTGTTTTGCAACACGATACAACTTAAcaacaacgacaacgacatcAACTACAACCGAACACAACAAAGTCACACCAATATGTCCACCGGCTTTCTCAGGAAACATTCCCCACAGAACAAAATGCGATTATTACTATACTTGCTTCAGTGGTTCGGAGTTTTTAATGCAGTGTCCCAACGGATTTGAATTTGATCCCACAACCAAC GAATGTGTAAGGGTAACGCCGAGTGGATGTTTCGCGCGGCAAAATG ATCCAGAAAACATTTGCGCACCAGGTAAATCTGGTCACGTGCCACACCCAGAATTGTGTGACACGTTCTACCTTTGTGCCATGGGTGAACCCCTGAGGCTACATTGCAGCAGAGGATTTGAATTCTCTGCAGAAAATGGG CAATGCGTGGCGATATCTGATGATGGATGCTTTGCGAAAG TGAAACAATCAAAACAGATGCCAATTTGCTCACCAGCTAAATCTGGTAACATACCACATCAAACAAGATGCGACTCGTACTATCACTGTGAAGATGGTGAAGCCACAGAAGTATTTTGTAAAGAAGGATTGGAATTTGACCCAGAAACTAAG caATGCGCGCTCATTTCGGAGAACGGCTGCACAGCTCGCAAGTAG